Proteins encoded together in one Thermococcus barophilus MP window:
- a CDS encoding pyruvoyl-dependent arginine decarboxylase, producing the protein MSWTTPKKAIMLAASAEGGTKLNAFDNALLKMGIGNVNLVKLSSVIPSHIEWIEKVPEIPIGMLLPTVYAHIESDEPGTTISAALGVGISEGNQGGLIYEYSGYCTKEEATEMVKRMVEEGFRIRGWKLKEFKVAAAEITVKNKPAAAVAAVVMFPY; encoded by the coding sequence ATGAGCTGGACAACTCCAAAAAAAGCGATTATGCTTGCTGCGAGTGCTGAAGGTGGGACCAAACTGAATGCCTTTGATAATGCCCTGCTTAAGATGGGAATTGGAAATGTTAATCTTGTAAAGCTCAGCAGTGTTATTCCATCGCATATAGAGTGGATTGAGAAAGTCCCAGAGATCCCAATTGGAATGCTCCTTCCTACAGTCTATGCTCACATCGAGAGTGACGAACCAGGAACAACAATAAGTGCAGCGTTGGGTGTTGGAATAAGTGAGGGGAACCAAGGAGGGCTCATATATGAGTACAGCGGATACTGCACAAAAGAGGAAGCAACAGAGATGGTCAAGAGAATGGTGGAAGAAGGCTTTAGAATCAGAGGGTGGAAACTCAAGGAATTCAAAGTAGCAGCAGCAGAAATAACGGTGAAGAATAAGCCTGCCGCCGCTGTTGCCGCTGTGGTTATGTTCCCTTACTGA
- a CDS encoding cation:proton antiporter → MGIRVDVIGYVFIIIAVARILAEIFERLGYPGFLGEISAGLLLGVLLKNLPREEMALLAELGIFFLMIYAGLELTPEEIHLGGRKSLPMYVATYVVMLFLTLPFTNYRFSTDNLIVASILAVASAPIVIRFTRFFGHDFLHVALSYAVISEVGSLVILYLLINFELHHLSYMELFFEFVKDIVFLGTVLGLNYFIGIQHKVWIIRALRRLKSDEAVFGIVMILATSLALISEQIGLHFSIGAFLVGLILHSDLVGTKQYERLYTIISGVTYGIFAPIFFAWRGINFETEFSLEVVYFFVVIYLVRVLLTTVLVWEHDLKTSLARGAGIASFGVLGLLVGEIGYTYGVLSQHMYALASLASIMGIFVSATIGRIISHINNNEM, encoded by the coding sequence ATGGGGATTCGCGTGGATGTTATAGGATATGTTTTTATAATCATCGCAGTGGCAAGGATTCTGGCTGAGATTTTTGAGAGATTAGGATATCCAGGATTTCTTGGTGAAATAAGTGCAGGATTGTTACTTGGAGTGCTTTTAAAGAATCTTCCAAGGGAAGAAATGGCGCTCCTTGCAGAGCTTGGCATATTTTTTCTTATGATCTATGCGGGTCTTGAGCTAACTCCTGAGGAGATTCACCTTGGAGGGAGAAAGAGCCTGCCAATGTATGTTGCGACGTATGTAGTGATGCTATTTCTAACCCTGCCATTCACAAACTACCGATTTTCTACGGACAATCTCATAGTGGCATCGATACTTGCCGTCGCATCTGCCCCAATTGTAATAAGATTTACGAGATTCTTTGGCCACGATTTTCTCCATGTTGCACTTTCATATGCCGTTATAAGTGAAGTTGGAAGTCTTGTTATTCTTTACCTCTTGATAAATTTTGAGCTTCACCATTTAAGCTATATGGAACTGTTTTTTGAGTTTGTTAAGGACATAGTGTTCTTGGGAACCGTGCTTGGACTAAACTATTTTATCGGGATTCAGCATAAAGTCTGGATAATACGAGCGTTGAGAAGATTGAAAAGCGATGAGGCTGTTTTTGGAATAGTCATGATTCTTGCAACATCTCTTGCATTAATCAGCGAACAGATAGGTCTTCATTTCAGTATTGGGGCATTTCTGGTGGGTCTTATCCTGCACAGCGACTTAGTTGGTACAAAACAGTATGAAAGGCTTTACACCATAATATCCGGGGTCACATACGGAATATTTGCACCAATTTTCTTCGCTTGGAGGGGAATAAACTTTGAAACAGAGTTCTCTCTTGAGGTTGTATACTTCTTTGTGGTGATTTACTTGGTTAGGGTTCTTCTTACGACAGTTCTCGTTTGGGAGCATGACCTCAAGACATCCTTAGCAAGAGGAGCAGGAATTGCCAGCTTTGGTGTTTTGGGACTTTTAGTTGGAGAAATTGGATATACCTATGGAGTTTTAAGCCAGCACATGTATGCACTTGCATCCCTTGCCAGCATAATGGGTATTTTTGTCTCAGCGACAATTGGTAGGATTATCTCCCATATAAACAATAATGAAATGTGA
- a CDS encoding ACT domain-containing protein: MRHYEIVRIKENGKVEIPLEFAYEIGLLKDAYFLVEIDTDLKELHLEMVALPGKKLVEIELVVEDKPGVLAKISGVLGRNRVNILFSEAEELEGIGLAAIVTVVDVSEAKISIEELKDELENIEEVKEITLKILE; encoded by the coding sequence ATGAGACACTATGAAATTGTTAGAATAAAAGAAAATGGGAAGGTCGAGATACCATTAGAATTCGCATATGAGATTGGGCTATTGAAGGATGCTTATTTCTTAGTTGAAATTGATACTGATTTAAAAGAACTGCATCTGGAGATGGTTGCCCTTCCTGGCAAGAAGCTTGTTGAAATTGAGCTTGTAGTTGAGGACAAGCCGGGAGTTCTTGCGAAGATAAGCGGAGTTCTCGGGCGAAATCGGGTGAACATTCTCTTCAGTGAAGCAGAGGAACTTGAGGGAATCGGGCTTGCTGCAATTGTAACCGTTGTAGATGTTAGTGAAGCAAAAATCAGCATTGAGGAACTCAAAGATGAACTGGAAAACATTGAGGAAGTGAAAGAGATAACACTAAAAATTCTGGAGTAG
- a CDS encoding proton-conducting transporter transmembrane domain-containing protein translates to MIPLLVACPLLFAFLVSLFDVLGVRDKITRFLFLTGAVSPWIVFFGVRAKIPLDEIVGRYAKTAGIQVSLDYINVYFVLAELILFFAVSIYSIEYFSKHRKNGKIYSLLLLMHAGLLGAFISRDLFNYYIYMEIASVSAFALIAISEEKGAKRAAYKYLILSLTASYLFVFAVGMMYLKTGYLNTELIRGSILPSREIDVAAGIAFSALLLKAGVFPLHSWLPDAHSKAPDPVSALLSGIVVKVPVYGMLLLYLSLPLTKRFLTVLMVVAFASIFFGIVLMIVESNIKKFLAYSTVSQVGYVVLGVSTSNILGSVYYAFAHALIKGALFLSAGALIRAQKSKEIRNLSYRGDAILMLSILMLSLAIGGVSPFVGAYGKSLLLEGMKKPLGYILYIAGIGTLAAFTKLNYYLLKSREHSNICLLQRMPPFLLSLLVLASGVYYGQRIDYMDFVLIVSAVMGFALLRRSGIIEKDIRYRFSKTVGEEINIFMAVFLLFTLFLLLQNF, encoded by the coding sequence GTGATTCCACTCTTAGTAGCATGCCCTCTGCTTTTTGCATTTTTGGTTTCTCTTTTTGATGTTCTTGGTGTTAGGGATAAGATTACTCGCTTCTTATTCTTAACAGGTGCTGTATCACCGTGGATTGTTTTCTTTGGGGTGAGGGCAAAAATACCTCTGGACGAAATTGTGGGGAGATATGCAAAAACAGCTGGGATTCAGGTTTCCCTTGATTACATTAACGTCTATTTTGTACTTGCTGAGCTGATATTGTTTTTTGCAGTCTCTATTTACTCTATTGAATACTTTTCGAAACACAGAAAAAACGGCAAAATATACTCCCTCTTACTTCTGATGCACGCGGGACTTTTAGGGGCTTTTATCTCAAGGGATCTCTTCAATTATTACATTTACATGGAAATTGCATCTGTTTCAGCGTTTGCCTTAATTGCTATTTCAGAAGAGAAAGGTGCCAAAAGAGCAGCATATAAGTATCTGATTCTATCCCTCACTGCCTCTTATCTTTTTGTTTTTGCGGTTGGAATGATGTATCTAAAGACAGGTTACTTGAACACTGAGCTTATCCGTGGCAGTATACTGCCCTCTCGAGAGATAGATGTTGCAGCAGGTATAGCGTTTTCCGCACTGCTGTTAAAGGCTGGTGTTTTTCCCCTACATTCTTGGCTTCCGGATGCTCATTCAAAAGCTCCGGATCCTGTTTCCGCTTTGCTTTCTGGAATTGTGGTTAAAGTCCCGGTTTACGGCATGCTGCTGCTGTATCTTTCCCTCCCTTTAACTAAAAGGTTTCTAACTGTTCTTATGGTTGTGGCATTTGCATCTATATTCTTCGGTATTGTGCTGATGATTGTTGAGAGTAATATCAAGAAGTTTCTGGCATACTCCACGGTTTCCCAGGTGGGGTATGTAGTATTAGGAGTATCGACTTCAAATATCCTTGGAAGTGTGTACTATGCCTTTGCTCACGCTCTCATTAAAGGGGCACTGTTTCTCAGTGCCGGGGCGCTGATAAGAGCACAGAAATCAAAAGAAATAAGAAATCTGTCTTATAGAGGAGACGCAATCTTAATGCTTAGCATTCTTATGCTCAGCTTAGCGATAGGTGGTGTTTCGCCTTTTGTGGGGGCTTATGGAAAAAGCCTCTTACTTGAGGGAATGAAAAAGCCCTTAGGGTACATTCTTTATATCGCAGGCATTGGGACACTTGCTGCGTTCACAAAACTCAACTACTATCTCCTGAAGTCTCGTGAGCACTCCAACATCTGTTTACTCCAGAGGATGCCTCCATTTTTGCTCTCTTTGTTGGTATTAGCTTCTGGAGTGTATTACGGTCAGAGGATTGACTATATGGACTTTGTTTTGATCGTTTCCGCAGTTATGGGTTTTGCGCTCCTTAGGAGAAGCGGAATCATCGAAAAAGACATCAGATACAGATTTTCAAAAACCGTTGGTGAGGAGATAAACATCTTTATGGCTGTTTTCTTGTTATTTACTCTATTCCTGCTACTCCAGAATTTTTAG